In Bacillota bacterium, a single genomic region encodes these proteins:
- a CDS encoding VanW family protein, which produces MRASFPRSTRYAAALTILAAVLLAVVARPLSADSADTGYLHVYVEERVWAPSEHPSVIVRGKGSSRVDLEVWKFDPAKQYEEHGSLSSVAETLPRGEAVLVKEITQYPRPEKQGEDFTLEVPIATEGIAGYVVRVSDNKGREDATWILVTDLGLVTKQADDKLVVYSHTFTSDVPCERAQVTVFSEGREVGRGTTGHDGVWVLSTPDLPRNLTVVGTFGTSFAQVTSSYYWEDSRYKAYIYTDRPVYRPGQRVFFKGILRKEMDGEYEVLREEPVTVEVRDAVDACIYKFETTTNGYGSFVGEVVLGDEPSLGTYRVLATVRGSTHSGMFKVAAYRKPEYQVQVKTSKTTYVAGDEIEAKVKATYYFGAPVPGAKVRYAVYSQPHELPYYLPEDLGYYPEGDTDLGYYGELVASGETVTDARGSATFDVKTGPADTTRRMFIEAVVTDESRREVTGRASVIVARGLFDLSVQPVAYVFEPGQPVSVKVRAETMEGRPLATLLKWQAMRETWEGRKAKRWKEASGELRTAADGRGSLEFKPRDEGAYVVEVVGRDARGNRIASEAYVWVASGAGRWPSYGGPEIEIVTDKDVYNVGDTARVLVNTVFDDAWALVAVEGRDITWHEVAHIEGHTKLFEVPVTRQHMPNAFFTVTVVRGKRLFSNEKPIYVSTKDNYLNVVIMPNKETYEPGEKATYVVKTCDATGRPVQSEVSLGVVDASIYAISPEIAPDIKKVFYGSIWNRVVTNYSFPEWYYGGADKDGGSAEIRKDFEDTAFWNPTIITDRNGTAKIEFTMPDNLTTWRATAKAHTMKTQVGSATRDVVATKDMIVRIATPRFFTLGDKTAVTTVVHNYTGRKSVAKVAMRAKGIALVDAGERVVELAPMSQKSIDWRVECEEVGDASFVASLLDDDGRVRDSMEQTVPVLAFGVRHEVHEAGESGDERVVRFDVPENALAGTVKAKLRLAPSIAATALGALEYLASFPYGCVEQTMNSFLPDVVVSRVIRELGAKASGVEKDLPKMVSAGLARLYRYQHFDGGWGWWEYDETDPRMTAYVVYGLDLARKAGFDVDERVLARGKAALAELINEPRNVDDLVYELFVMSEVGARTLPRLNEMVSRRRELSEYSLALLALTLRKQGRVSDARLVLKDLLAAARGDGLRTYWDAPDGERRWADNRVETTAHALMALLAVDPKNERIPSVVRWLADARQGVAWFSTKDTAAAVFALAEYIKLRDEVSPDYTAVVRMNGKDIGRVRFTAKDVFEKEVEIVVRPTEIVRGANVLTISKDEGRGRLYYAFSCEYHTAAETVSPVANGVAVVRGYYRRFPARQAAGGTTGAVGGGLIGGGGASRAHADHRGTDVGLGDKTSHVYEPVTGPVKPGEEIYVRITIRADSPYTYVIVEDPLPSGFEASDEPVDAYSWDFWYGRKEVRDEKVAFFSGYLRKGENEIVYPIRAERPGTYRVMPTRVWAMYSPEVFGQSASSTISCVEPVLASFSTLLKDPERSRNHNITLAAAAVDGVVLQPGEEFSFDRVVGPRLAETGYKEARVISGGRSEPGIGGGVCQVSTTLYNLALLAGLEIVERHPHSRPVDYVPPGLDATVAQGQCDLKFRNTLGVPITFSAQVDGGRLVMEASGRLLKPPEVSVTTEILKTERPRLIGSPSGAAPGGAEGPAASVNGGEDGIRVAVWRSFRLDGETTRELVSEDYYRPVHAVASALH; this is translated from the coding sequence ATGAGAGCCAGTTTTCCGCGCTCGACACGTTACGCGGCGGCTCTGACAATCCTGGCTGCGGTGCTTCTGGCGGTAGTTGCAAGACCACTTTCAGCCGACAGCGCCGATACGGGGTACCTTCACGTATACGTAGAGGAACGAGTCTGGGCGCCTTCCGAGCACCCATCGGTGATAGTACGTGGAAAGGGCTCGAGCAGGGTGGACCTTGAGGTCTGGAAGTTCGACCCCGCGAAGCAGTATGAGGAGCACGGGTCGCTCAGCTCTGTCGCGGAGACTCTGCCTCGGGGCGAGGCCGTGCTCGTGAAGGAGATCACCCAGTATCCACGGCCGGAGAAGCAGGGCGAGGACTTCACGCTCGAGGTGCCGATTGCCACCGAGGGAATCGCGGGCTACGTTGTAAGAGTCAGCGACAACAAGGGTCGCGAGGACGCCACGTGGATCCTCGTGACCGACTTGGGTCTAGTTACTAAACAAGCCGATGACAAGCTCGTGGTATACTCCCATACCTTTACCAGCGACGTTCCCTGCGAGCGTGCGCAGGTGACCGTGTTCAGCGAGGGCCGGGAAGTAGGGCGTGGCACCACAGGACATGACGGCGTATGGGTCCTGAGCACACCGGACCTTCCGAGGAATCTTACGGTAGTTGGAACGTTCGGCACAAGCTTTGCGCAGGTGACATCGTCGTACTACTGGGAAGACTCGAGGTACAAAGCATACATCTACACAGACAGACCTGTGTATCGTCCAGGCCAGAGAGTGTTCTTCAAGGGCATCCTCAGAAAGGAAATGGACGGCGAGTACGAGGTCCTCCGCGAGGAGCCGGTGACCGTGGAGGTCCGCGACGCGGTAGATGCGTGCATTTACAAGTTCGAGACCACGACGAACGGTTATGGCTCTTTCGTCGGAGAGGTGGTGCTGGGAGACGAGCCGTCCCTTGGAACCTACCGAGTGCTCGCGACGGTGAGAGGAAGCACGCACTCGGGCATGTTCAAAGTGGCGGCTTATCGCAAGCCTGAGTACCAGGTACAGGTGAAAACGTCAAAGACCACGTATGTGGCGGGAGACGAGATCGAGGCCAAAGTGAAGGCGACTTACTATTTCGGCGCGCCGGTCCCCGGAGCGAAGGTTCGGTACGCGGTCTACTCGCAACCTCACGAGCTTCCGTACTACTTGCCGGAGGATCTAGGCTACTATCCAGAGGGTGACACGGATCTCGGTTACTACGGAGAGCTGGTGGCGTCAGGTGAGACCGTCACCGACGCGCGCGGGTCGGCGACGTTCGACGTGAAAACGGGTCCTGCGGATACGACGCGCAGAATGTTCATCGAGGCGGTCGTGACAGATGAGAGCAGACGTGAGGTCACGGGCAGAGCCTCGGTGATAGTGGCACGGGGGTTGTTCGACCTGAGCGTGCAGCCGGTTGCGTACGTGTTTGAGCCAGGACAGCCCGTCAGCGTGAAAGTGAGAGCCGAGACGATGGAAGGCAGGCCGCTCGCAACGCTCCTCAAGTGGCAGGCCATGCGCGAAACGTGGGAGGGCAGGAAGGCGAAGAGGTGGAAAGAAGCCTCGGGCGAGCTCCGCACAGCGGCGGACGGGAGAGGGAGTCTTGAATTCAAGCCTCGCGACGAAGGAGCGTACGTGGTTGAGGTCGTCGGCAGGGATGCTCGTGGTAACCGAATAGCGTCTGAAGCGTACGTATGGGTTGCGAGCGGGGCGGGTCGCTGGCCAAGTTACGGCGGCCCTGAGATTGAGATCGTCACCGACAAGGATGTGTATAACGTAGGCGACACGGCAAGAGTCCTTGTGAACACTGTGTTCGATGACGCGTGGGCGCTCGTGGCCGTCGAAGGGCGCGACATCACTTGGCACGAGGTGGCGCACATCGAGGGGCACACCAAGCTGTTCGAAGTGCCGGTGACGCGGCAGCACATGCCGAACGCGTTCTTCACCGTCACGGTGGTCCGCGGCAAGAGGCTTTTCTCCAACGAGAAGCCCATCTACGTGTCGACCAAGGACAACTATCTAAACGTGGTCATCATGCCCAACAAGGAGACGTACGAGCCCGGTGAGAAAGCAACGTACGTGGTCAAGACTTGCGACGCGACGGGACGCCCTGTGCAGTCCGAGGTGTCGCTCGGAGTCGTCGATGCATCCATATATGCGATCTCGCCGGAAATCGCGCCCGACATCAAGAAGGTGTTCTATGGATCCATCTGGAACAGGGTCGTCACGAACTACTCGTTTCCCGAATGGTACTATGGAGGCGCGGACAAGGACGGGGGATCCGCTGAGATTCGGAAGGACTTCGAGGACACGGCGTTCTGGAACCCCACCATCATAACGGACAGGAACGGCACCGCGAAGATAGAGTTCACGATGCCCGACAATCTCACCACGTGGCGCGCGACCGCCAAGGCGCACACGATGAAGACTCAGGTGGGTTCGGCAACCCGCGACGTGGTGGCCACGAAGGACATGATCGTGAGGATCGCCACGCCCAGGTTCTTCACGTTGGGAGACAAGACGGCGGTCACGACCGTGGTACACAACTACACTGGGCGCAAGAGTGTCGCGAAAGTCGCCATGCGAGCAAAGGGGATCGCGCTCGTGGACGCCGGAGAGCGCGTGGTCGAGTTGGCTCCGATGAGCCAGAAGTCCATCGACTGGCGGGTTGAGTGCGAAGAGGTGGGAGACGCAAGCTTCGTAGCGTCCCTCCTGGACGATGACGGCCGAGTGAGGGACTCCATGGAGCAGACCGTGCCCGTGCTCGCCTTCGGAGTTCGCCACGAAGTTCACGAAGCAGGTGAGAGCGGCGACGAGAGGGTCGTGCGGTTCGACGTGCCTGAGAACGCCCTTGCGGGCACGGTGAAAGCCAAGCTGAGGCTCGCGCCCTCCATCGCGGCCACGGCTCTCGGGGCGCTTGAGTATCTGGCGTCCTTCCCATATGGGTGCGTGGAGCAAACCATGAACTCCTTCCTTCCCGACGTGGTCGTGTCACGCGTCATTCGCGAGCTCGGGGCGAAAGCGTCAGGGGTGGAAAAGGACCTTCCGAAGATGGTCTCTGCGGGTCTCGCCAGGCTCTACCGCTACCAACACTTCGACGGCGGTTGGGGTTGGTGGGAATACGACGAGACGGATCCGAGGATGACGGCGTACGTGGTGTACGGCCTCGACCTTGCGCGAAAGGCCGGGTTCGACGTGGACGAACGGGTTCTGGCTAGGGGGAAGGCTGCCCTCGCTGAGCTGATCAATGAGCCCCGCAACGTCGATGACCTGGTATACGAGCTCTTCGTCATGTCCGAGGTCGGTGCGAGAACCCTGCCCAGGCTGAATGAGATGGTCTCGAGGAGACGCGAGCTGTCCGAGTACTCGCTCGCACTCCTCGCGTTGACCCTGCGCAAACAGGGCAGGGTGAGCGACGCCCGGCTCGTGCTGAAGGATCTGCTGGCAGCGGCGCGCGGCGACGGTCTGCGGACGTACTGGGACGCCCCGGACGGGGAAAGGCGCTGGGCGGACAACCGCGTGGAAACGACGGCTCACGCTCTGATGGCGCTGCTCGCGGTGGATCCCAAGAACGAGAGGATACCTAGCGTCGTGCGATGGCTTGCGGATGCGCGACAGGGTGTGGCGTGGTTTTCCACCAAGGATACCGCAGCAGCGGTGTTCGCACTGGCCGAGTACATCAAGCTGCGCGACGAAGTGTCGCCCGACTATACAGCGGTGGTTCGCATGAATGGAAAGGACATCGGCAGGGTGCGTTTCACCGCGAAGGACGTTTTCGAGAAAGAGGTTGAAATCGTGGTGCGCCCCACAGAGATCGTGCGCGGCGCGAACGTGCTCACGATCTCCAAGGATGAAGGGAGAGGCAGGCTATACTATGCTTTCTCGTGCGAATACCACACCGCTGCGGAGACCGTTTCGCCAGTTGCCAATGGCGTGGCGGTTGTCCGAGGCTACTACAGGCGGTTTCCCGCCCGACAGGCCGCAGGCGGGACAACAGGAGCAGTGGGCGGGGGGCTCATAGGAGGTGGCGGCGCGTCGCGGGCGCACGCCGACCACAGGGGAACAGACGTCGGCCTTGGGGACAAGACAAGTCACGTGTATGAGCCCGTAACCGGACCCGTGAAACCCGGCGAGGAAATATACGTTCGCATAACCATCAGGGCGGACAGTCCATACACCTATGTGATCGTGGAGGATCCGCTACCGTCGGGATTCGAGGCATCAGACGAACCTGTAGATGCGTACAGCTGGGACTTTTGGTACGGCAGGAAGGAAGTGCGCGACGAAAAAGTGGCCTTCTTCAGCGGGTACCTGAGGAAAGGCGAGAACGAGATAGTGTATCCCATACGGGCGGAACGGCCCGGGACGTACAGGGTAATGCCGACTCGGGTCTGGGCGATGTACTCCCCTGAGGTCTTTGGACAATCAGCAAGCTCGACGATATCTTGCGTTGAACCTGTCCTCGCAAGCTTCTCTACGCTTCTCAAGGATCCCGAGCGCAGCCGGAACCATAACATCACCCTGGCTGCGGCGGCGGTCGATGGTGTTGTGCTCCAGCCGGGCGAGGAGTTTTCGTTCGACCGCGTCGTGGGTCCGAGGCTCGCGGAGACAGGGTACAAGGAGGCCCGTGTAATCTCCGGAGGCCGGAGCGAACCGGGGATCGGCGGCGGGGTGTGCCAGGTGTCGACGACCCTCTACAATCTGGCGCTGTTGGCGGGGCTGGAGATAGTGGAGCGGCATCCACACTCCAGGCCGGTGGATTACGTCCCGCCAGGGCTCGACGCGACAGTGGCGCAAGGCCAGTGCGATCTCAAGTTCCGTAACACGCTTGGCGTGCCAATCACCTTCTCGGCGCAAGTGGACGGGGGCAGGCTGGTCATGGAGGCGAGCGGGCGGCTCCTGAAGCCGCCTGAAGTCAGTGTGACCACGGAGATCCTCAAGACCGAGAGACCGAGGCTGATCGGTAGCCCGAGCGGAGCGGCTCCGGGAGGAGCGGAGGGGCCCGCGGCTTCCGTGAATGGAGGGGAAGACGGAATCCGTGTAGCCGTGTGGAGGAGTTTCAGGCTTGATGGCGAAACCACAAGAGAGCTGGTATCAGAGGACTACTACAGACCGGTGCATGCGGTGGCTTCGGCCCTGCATTAG
- a CDS encoding MATE family efflux transporter: MRRRVIQLSAPVFAEVVLQTLTQVVDMAMVGRLGASAIAAVGLSMQPLFLGQGVFMGLSVGTTALVARFTGAQDRRMAARTNHQSFLVSMILAIGMSAGVYAYARDIVGLMGAEPDVIALGTSYLRRLAPGFGALLGTMTVGGALRGAGDTTTPMKINVLVNFVNVVGNYALIFGHLGCPALGVEGAALATTASRIVGGALFVWASWRPGSPVAPTRRQRLEEYLKVDVALVGRVLRVGVPAILERLVISSGMLVYIREVAGLGTVVYAAHNVANNAESLSFMPGLAFATAATALVGQGLGAGKPDAAERSAQEALRLGLTVMGAMALVFLAAPQYLMMIFTSDPEIIRLGSMALRVISFAQIPMGVAFIYSGALRGAGDTRSVLYVTVFAVWVVRLSATYILVSVGGLGLVGAWLAMVADWLVRGVYVWRKFRSGRWKPLQV; encoded by the coding sequence ATGAGACGGAGGGTCATTCAGCTGTCGGCCCCGGTGTTCGCCGAGGTCGTCCTCCAGACCTTGACTCAGGTAGTGGACATGGCGATGGTGGGGCGGCTCGGGGCGAGCGCCATCGCAGCAGTGGGCTTGAGCATGCAGCCTCTGTTTCTCGGGCAGGGCGTGTTCATGGGGCTGTCCGTAGGCACGACCGCTCTGGTGGCGCGGTTCACAGGGGCTCAGGACCGCCGGATGGCTGCCAGGACCAATCACCAGTCCTTCTTGGTGTCGATGATTCTTGCGATCGGCATGTCGGCCGGGGTGTACGCGTACGCGCGAGACATCGTGGGTCTCATGGGCGCGGAGCCGGACGTGATCGCCCTTGGCACGTCATATCTCAGGCGCCTCGCGCCGGGGTTCGGCGCTCTCCTCGGCACAATGACCGTCGGTGGAGCTCTGCGCGGCGCGGGAGACACGACCACCCCCATGAAGATCAACGTGCTGGTGAACTTCGTCAACGTCGTGGGAAACTACGCGCTCATCTTCGGGCATCTCGGCTGCCCAGCGTTGGGAGTGGAGGGGGCAGCGTTGGCTACGACAGCGTCGAGGATCGTTGGCGGGGCGCTGTTCGTTTGGGCATCGTGGCGACCTGGATCGCCCGTAGCGCCTACGAGGCGTCAGCGTCTCGAGGAATACCTCAAGGTCGATGTCGCGCTGGTCGGACGGGTGCTCAGGGTGGGAGTGCCTGCAATCCTCGAGAGGCTGGTCATAAGCTCCGGGATGCTTGTTTACATAAGGGAAGTGGCCGGCCTGGGAACGGTCGTGTATGCCGCGCACAACGTGGCCAACAACGCGGAGTCGCTGTCCTTCATGCCAGGTCTCGCGTTCGCAACAGCCGCGACCGCTCTCGTGGGACAGGGTTTGGGCGCTGGGAAGCCCGACGCCGCGGAACGGAGCGCCCAAGAAGCGCTGAGGCTCGGCCTCACCGTCATGGGCGCGATGGCGTTGGTTTTCCTCGCAGCGCCTCAGTACCTTATGATGATCTTCACGTCCGATCCGGAGATAATCAGGCTCGGGTCAATGGCGCTGCGCGTGATATCCTTCGCGCAGATCCCGATGGGTGTGGCGTTCATTTACTCTGGAGCTTTACGCGGGGCGGGGGACACTCGATCCGTTCTCTACGTGACGGTATTCGCGGTGTGGGTTGTGAGGCTCAGCGCGACTTACATTCTGGTAAGCGTGGGCGGGCTTGGCCTCGTCGGCGCCTGGCTCGCGATGGTAGCGGACTGGCTCGTCCGCGGAGTGTACGTGTGGCGCAAGTTCAGGTCGGGCCGATGGAAACCGCTTCAGGTGTGA
- a CDS encoding MATE family efflux transporter, producing MVTSIESLDLAAQKRGIDREIRRLAWPAISEMILHMFVWIVDTAMVGRLGAQALSAVGLGGNVYWTCTWICGAIGIGVQAMVARAVGAGDTRRAAFSAGQGLLAGFGLGAVLAGGAMGAAPWVYRLAGFAQDVSVPGIEYMRIVGAGALLFIPLQVGAAILRGSGDTRTPLYVTLVTNSANLVGDYVLIFGVFGLPKLGVRGAALATLIAHVIGGLLTLGAVFRRNGRVRLRARDVLRVDACTLRTLVRLSVPAGVEEALMNGSRLLSSFIIATLGTAAFAANQVTVAAEALSFMPGYGFAMAAGILVGQSLGARRPDLAMQVGYRSLRHSVAVMGSVAVAFLAAPRFIIGVFTDDPEVIYTASVCLRIAAFEQIFIGITDTLCGSLRGAGDTRTALRITAAGTWLVRVPLVVVAVYLLHLGLPAVWAITCLDWAVRAVLAARHFRAGRWQEARVH from the coding sequence ATGGTGACATCGATCGAGAGCTTGGACCTGGCAGCCCAGAAGCGCGGAATCGATCGTGAGATCAGGAGACTTGCTTGGCCAGCCATATCCGAAATGATCCTCCATATGTTCGTCTGGATCGTCGACACGGCCATGGTCGGCCGCCTCGGAGCTCAGGCCCTGAGCGCGGTGGGTCTCGGCGGGAACGTCTATTGGACGTGCACGTGGATCTGCGGAGCCATCGGGATAGGCGTCCAGGCCATGGTGGCGCGCGCGGTCGGGGCGGGAGACACGCGAAGAGCGGCGTTTTCCGCGGGCCAAGGACTTCTCGCTGGGTTCGGGCTGGGCGCCGTGCTGGCCGGGGGCGCGATGGGGGCTGCTCCTTGGGTCTACCGGTTAGCCGGCTTCGCGCAAGACGTGAGCGTTCCTGGCATCGAGTACATGCGGATCGTAGGCGCGGGAGCGCTCCTCTTCATACCCTTGCAGGTTGGGGCGGCCATTCTCCGCGGGTCGGGCGACACGCGTACCCCGTTGTACGTAACGCTGGTGACAAACTCCGCAAATCTCGTCGGGGACTACGTTCTCATCTTCGGCGTCTTCGGTCTCCCCAAGCTCGGTGTGAGGGGTGCGGCGCTCGCCACGCTAATCGCCCATGTGATCGGCGGCCTGCTGACCCTCGGAGCGGTTTTCCGAAGGAACGGACGGGTGCGTCTGCGAGCGAGGGACGTCCTTCGTGTGGACGCATGCACGCTCAGAACGCTGGTCAGACTGAGCGTGCCCGCAGGCGTCGAAGAGGCGCTCATGAACGGTTCGCGCCTTCTATCATCGTTCATCATCGCGACCCTCGGGACCGCAGCGTTTGCCGCGAATCAAGTGACTGTGGCCGCGGAAGCGCTTTCTTTCATGCCAGGCTACGGTTTCGCGATGGCAGCGGGCATTCTGGTGGGACAGAGCCTCGGAGCCAGGAGGCCGGACCTTGCGATGCAAGTGGGCTACAGGTCGCTGCGGCACTCGGTGGCGGTGATGGGAAGCGTGGCCGTGGCGTTCCTTGCAGCGCCGCGTTTCATAATCGGAGTGTTTACGGACGACCCGGAGGTCATTTACACGGCCTCCGTCTGTCTGCGCATAGCCGCTTTCGAGCAGATCTTCATCGGGATCACCGACACGCTCTGCGGCTCCCTCCGTGGAGCCGGCGACACGCGCACGGCGCTTCGCATCACCGCCGCCGGCACGTGGCTTGTCCGTGTGCCGCTCGTAGTGGTTGCCGTGTACCTTCTGCACCTCGGCCTCCCCGCAGTGTGGGCCATAACCTGCCTCGACTGGGCCGTCCGCGCCGTCCTGGCCGCGAGGCATTTTCGCGCCGGAAGGTGGCAAGAGGCGCGAGTGCATTGA
- a CDS encoding vitamin B12-dependent ribonucleotide reductase — MSLCLSLKEPRISSNAMAVLESRYLRKDETGKVVETPGEMFWRVARNIALMDALYDPRVYRAPGGELGETVEPATRPPHSTDIDAAAFVSDLTRWDWAALRHAFEDMVARGLVTATWEEVEQVVEQSSGSLALAAVEFYNLMVEGVFMPNSPALSNAGRELQQLSACFVLPIEDSMVSIFDTLKHAALIHQSGGGTGFAFSRLRPKNDVVRTTGGVASGPVSFMKVFNAATEAVKQGGVRRGANMGILRVDHPDILEFITVKNEPGQVTNFNISVALTGKFMEAVDSDGEYELVNPRSGEVTGHLRARQVFDLIVESAWRTGEPGVIFIDRLNEFNPTPNVGVYEATNPCGEQMLLPYEACNLGSINLAKFAIGTGWGSRDPGSSVNWEALRDTVHVAMHFLDNMIDASRYPLPEIQAMHKGNRKVGLGVMGWADLLAELGVPYDSEEAVALAERVMSFILEESRKASAELARRRGVFPNWKGSKREEQGLRVRNATTTTVAPTGTISIIAGASSGIEPFFSLAFTRHVLDRKELAEVNPLLERRAKELGIYTPELMEVIGSRGTLAGVAGIPEDFRRAFVTAHEIEPEWHVRMQAAFQKFTDNAVSKTVNFPHDAEPADVEKVFRLAYELGCKGVTVYRDGSREEQVLTVGARSGSCPDGGREGSAGGSRKDFADGGTARATGTEKDGAAGGQRINGVWGKIRPIERPDRLEGFTDVRATPLGKLFLTLNTVNRHPIELFAQIGKAGSDVSAFTEAIARLVSIALRSGVDPQEVADQLVGIGGSRSIGFGPNRVRSVPDAIGRFLDGYLRELRGETSVNVLEARTAGGGEAEAFASDEAASSKLFSLCPSCGTWNLVHTEGCLKCMACGYSEC, encoded by the coding sequence GTGAGCTTGTGTCTCTCTTTGAAAGAGCCGCGGATATCCAGCAACGCCATGGCTGTGCTGGAAAGCCGGTACCTGAGAAAGGACGAAACGGGAAAGGTGGTTGAGACCCCAGGGGAGATGTTCTGGCGAGTGGCCAGGAACATCGCGCTGATGGACGCTTTGTACGATCCGCGGGTGTACAGAGCGCCAGGCGGCGAACTTGGCGAGACGGTCGAGCCTGCGACCAGGCCGCCTCACTCCACCGACATCGACGCGGCGGCTTTCGTGTCGGATCTCACGCGGTGGGATTGGGCTGCGCTGAGACACGCATTCGAGGACATGGTCGCACGAGGCCTCGTCACAGCGACATGGGAAGAGGTCGAGCAGGTGGTGGAGCAGTCCTCGGGATCGCTGGCTCTAGCGGCTGTAGAGTTCTACAACCTCATGGTTGAGGGGGTGTTCATGCCTAACTCGCCGGCGCTCAGCAACGCCGGCAGGGAGCTGCAGCAGCTCTCCGCGTGCTTTGTGCTTCCCATCGAGGATTCGATGGTGAGCATTTTCGACACGCTCAAGCACGCCGCGCTCATCCACCAGTCAGGCGGCGGCACAGGCTTTGCTTTCAGCAGGCTGCGTCCAAAGAACGATGTCGTAAGGACCACGGGTGGGGTCGCGTCGGGACCCGTGTCGTTCATGAAGGTCTTCAACGCCGCCACCGAGGCGGTGAAGCAAGGAGGCGTGAGGCGCGGTGCCAACATGGGCATCCTTCGGGTCGACCACCCCGATATCCTGGAGTTCATCACAGTCAAGAACGAGCCCGGTCAGGTAACGAACTTCAACATCTCAGTCGCGCTCACGGGGAAGTTCATGGAGGCCGTCGACAGCGACGGCGAATACGAGCTCGTGAACCCGCGGAGCGGCGAGGTCACCGGGCATCTTAGAGCCCGGCAGGTCTTCGACCTCATTGTGGAGTCGGCGTGGCGCACGGGGGAGCCGGGCGTCATATTCATCGATCGCCTGAACGAGTTCAACCCCACACCGAACGTGGGAGTGTATGAGGCTACCAATCCTTGCGGGGAGCAGATGCTGCTTCCTTACGAGGCGTGTAACCTTGGCTCAATAAACTTGGCGAAGTTTGCCATAGGGACGGGATGGGGCTCCCGAGACCCGGGCTCGTCCGTGAATTGGGAGGCGCTGCGCGACACGGTCCACGTCGCGATGCACTTCCTCGACAACATGATAGACGCGAGCCGCTACCCCCTGCCGGAGATCCAGGCCATGCACAAGGGCAATCGCAAGGTCGGCCTGGGCGTTATGGGGTGGGCGGACCTCCTGGCTGAACTGGGGGTCCCGTACGACTCCGAGGAGGCTGTCGCCCTAGCTGAGAGGGTGATGAGCTTCATTCTCGAGGAAAGCAGGAAGGCATCCGCCGAGCTCGCGCGGCGGAGGGGAGTCTTCCCGAACTGGAAAGGAAGCAAGCGCGAGGAGCAGGGCCTCAGGGTGCGGAACGCCACCACCACGACGGTCGCGCCGACGGGGACCATCAGCATCATCGCGGGGGCCTCGTCGGGCATAGAACCCTTCTTCAGCCTCGCGTTTACCAGACACGTCCTTGACCGCAAGGAGCTCGCCGAGGTAAACCCGCTGCTCGAAAGGCGGGCGAAGGAGCTTGGGATATACACGCCGGAGCTCATGGAGGTCATAGGTTCGCGCGGAACGCTGGCGGGCGTCGCCGGCATCCCTGAAGATTTCCGGCGGGCATTCGTGACCGCACACGAGATCGAGCCAGAGTGGCATGTGAGGATGCAGGCAGCTTTCCAGAAATTCACGGACAATGCCGTGTCCAAGACGGTGAATTTCCCGCACGACGCTGAGCCCGCAGACGTGGAGAAAGTCTTCCGTCTTGCGTACGAGCTGGGCTGCAAGGGAGTGACCGTGTACAGGGACGGGAGCCGCGAAGAGCAGGTCCTGACGGTCGGAGCGCGGTCGGGAAGCTGTCCAGACGGAGGCCGCGAGGGCAGCGCCGGAGGCTCGCGGAAGGATTTCGCGGACGGGGGAACGGCACGGGCGACTGGCACCGAGAAGGACGGCGCAGCGGGAGGCCAGCGCATCAACGGCGTGTGGGGGAAGATTCGCCCGATAGAAAGGCCCGACAGGCTGGAAGGGTTCACCGACGTCAGGGCGACGCCCCTTGGCAAGCTCTTCCTCACGCTCAATACGGTGAATCGCCACCCCATCGAGCTGTTTGCACAGATCGGAAAGGCGGGAAGCGATGTCTCGGCTTTCACCGAGGCGATAGCGAGGCTCGTGTCGATCGCCCTTCGGTCGGGTGTGGACCCTCAGGAGGTCGCCGACCAGCTCGTAGGCATCGGTGGTTCGCGGAGCATCGGGTTCGGTCCAAACAGGGTGCGGTCGGTTCCTGACGCCATCGGACGGTTCCTGGACGGTTACCTCCGAGAGCTGCGCGGCGAGACATCCGTGAACGTGCTCGAAGCCCGCACGGCGGGTGGCGGCGAGGCCGAGGCGTTCGCGAGCGACGAGGCCGCCTCGTCCAAGCTCTTCAGTCTCTGTCCGTCTTGCGGCACCTGGAACCTGGTCCACACGGAAGGGTGCCTCAAGTGCATGGCGTGCGGGTACAGCGAATGCTGA